In Flavobacterium sp. N1736, the following are encoded in one genomic region:
- a CDS encoding aldo/keto reductase, whose amino-acid sequence MNYRKLGKTNFNISEISLGTWQVGGKWGSAFDNKTADELLNTAIDNGVNFIDTADVYENGLSETAVGRVIRSRSERIYVATKCGRQINPHINEGYQPKVLQKFVEDSLKRMGLETLDLIQLHCPPTEVYYRPEIFEMFDRLKDQGKILNLGVSVEKVEEALKAIEYSNVTTVQIIFNLFRQRPSQLFFSEARKKDIGIIARVPLASGLLTGKFDAKTTFEPQDHRNFNRNGEAFDKGETFSGINYTLGLQAVEELKALFPETENLAPYALQWILSFQDISCIIPGASKTSHVLSNLSVYDLPKLTADKIEAMNKIYDQYVKPSVHHLW is encoded by the coding sequence ATGAACTACAGAAAACTAGGAAAAACAAATTTTAATATATCTGAAATCTCACTTGGTACCTGGCAAGTGGGAGGAAAATGGGGATCTGCTTTTGATAATAAAACGGCAGACGAACTTTTGAATACTGCAATAGACAATGGCGTTAACTTTATCGATACTGCCGATGTTTACGAAAATGGTTTAAGCGAAACCGCTGTTGGACGTGTGATTCGTTCACGATCTGAACGTATTTATGTTGCCACAAAATGCGGACGCCAGATAAACCCTCATATAAATGAAGGATACCAGCCAAAAGTTTTGCAGAAATTTGTTGAAGACAGTTTAAAGAGAATGGGATTAGAAACGCTCGATCTTATTCAGCTGCATTGTCCGCCTACCGAAGTGTATTACCGACCTGAGATTTTTGAAATGTTTGACCGATTGAAAGATCAGGGGAAAATTTTGAATCTGGGCGTAAGTGTCGAAAAAGTAGAAGAAGCATTAAAAGCAATTGAATATTCGAATGTTACAACTGTTCAGATTATTTTCAATTTATTTCGTCAGCGTCCTTCGCAATTATTTTTCTCTGAAGCCAGAAAAAAAGATATCGGAATTATTGCCAGAGTTCCTTTAGCAAGCGGACTTTTAACGGGCAAATTTGACGCTAAAACAACTTTTGAACCACAAGATCATCGCAATTTCAATAGAAATGGTGAAGCATTCGACAAGGGAGAAACTTTTTCAGGAATTAATTATACGTTAGGTTTACAAGCAGTCGAAGAATTAAAAGCGTTGTTTCCGGAAACTGAAAATCTGGCTCCGTATGCCTTACAATGGATTTTAAGCTTTCAGGATATTAGCTGTATTATTCCCGGAGCTTCAAAAACAAGTCATGTTTTGTCTAATTTATCAGTTTATGATTTACCAAAATTAACTGCTGATAAAATCGAAGCTATGAACAAAATTTATGACCAATATGTAAAACCTTCTGTACATCATTTATGGTAA